The following proteins are co-located in the Rattus norvegicus strain BN/NHsdMcwi chromosome X, GRCr8, whole genome shotgun sequence genome:
- the Cxhxorf49l1 gene encoding uncharacterized protein CXorf49 homolog: protein MSCNKEGAVEEVSLDPEDGESPNVCLDVPCSPQDLSLDPDMGSTQRSLSKNEVETEDNSELDSGSKLQALESEMVVFEEHGEWSVSSARDKGDLMDCLPLVSDNVEDKVQQPTDQMNQDARSRSSSKSCATQHSTTWADTEADCSRRSMLGKRLGDVKRASVAPAHHWGPKGGRACRTKKKKKVTKSKKAIPEDIQDPPSDHDSSSDEYNEMQVMRVTICFKNGEQIISGNSMAPEDKIRKRNVQLRGNFHHMTGSLQMSAPRGHILGMGKLGASCSNRKASVFRGKEQSRPRYPGAAAGVLRKASPKKKSAQEKKPLQDTPRVTGRKPVPLSGQRPKAAPVEIATFPPITCVPTLESSKKHPTTTPLEATEPTHGNTSRKKAVAKNTRETLPVARGDRGLMCKDSMKKSTVLTPTSESYKVKEIAHAQVPPHRAEQPSVCMYRGEMSSGDCNTRASQVPANSQIVALNQGSASPRASVPYGDQDPSVAPPLPVGEKQHQTPGILGCQQCPLLEKEACRLRKQLAVMQALNKRFQNL, encoded by the exons ATGAGCTGCAATAAGGAGGGGGCAGTTGAAGAAGTAAGTTTAGACCCCGAGGATGGAGAATCCCCTAATGTCTGTTTGGATGTCCCCTGCTCACCACAGGATCTCAGCCTGGACCCTGACATGGgatctacacagagaagcctAAGTAAGAATGAGGTCGAGACTGAGGACAACTCTGAGTTGGACTCAGGGTCTAAACTACAAGCACTAGAATCGGAGATGGTGGTCTTTGAGGAACACGGAGAGTGGTCTGTCTCTTCAGCCAGAGACAAAGGGGATCTTATGGACTGCTTGCCTCTTGTCAGTGACAATGTTGAGGATAAAGTACAACAGCCAACTGACCAGATGAACCAGGATGCTAGAAGCCGCTCGTCCTCAAAAAGCTGTGCCACCCAACATTCTACCACTTgggcagatacagaggcagactgcAGCAGAAGAAGCATGCTGGGCAAGAGATTGGGAGATGTAAAGCGAGCCTCTGTGGCCCCAGCCCACCACTGGGGGCCCAAAGGAGGTAGGGCCTGcaggacaaaaaagaaaaagaaggtcaCCAAGAGTAAGAAGGCAATCCCTGAGGATATCCAAGACCCACCATCTGACCATGACTCATCATCAGATGAGTATAATGAAATGCAAGTGATGAGGGTGACCATTTGCTTCAAGAATGGAGAACAGATCATATCTGGCAATTCTATGGCTCCTGAAgacaaaatcagaaaaagaaatgtcCAACTCAGGGGCAATTTTCATCATATGACTGGCTCTCTGCAGATGTCTGCTCCCAGGGGCCATATTTTGGGCATGGGAAAACTAGGGGCCTCTTGTTCTAACAGAAAAGCATCTGTGTTCAGAGGCAAGGAACAGAGTAGGCCTCGTTACCCAGGAGCTGCTGCGGGTGTGCTGAGGAAGGCCAGTCCTAAAAAGAAATCAGCCCAGGAGAAGAAACCCCTACAGGATACTCCAAGAGTCACCGGGAGAAAACCTGTCCCACTGTCAGGGCAGAGACCCAAGGCAGCTCCCGTGGAAATAGCCACATTTCCTCCAATAACCTGTGTCCCTACACTTGAGAGTTCTAAGAAGCACCCCACCACAACACCTCTTGAGGCCACTGAACCCACACATGGAAATACATCCAGAAAGAAAGCAGTAGCAAAGAATACAAGGGAGACCCTGCCAGTGGCCAGAGGAGACAGGGGCCTTATGTGTAAAGACAGCATGAAAAAGTCGACAGTGCTGACCCCAACGTCAGAGTCCTACAAGGTTAAGGAAATTGCCCATGCCCAA GTTCCACCACACAGGGCAGAGCAGCCTTCCGTGTGCATGTATCGTGGAGAAATGAGCAGTGGAGACTGCAACACCAGAGCATCTCAAGTTCCAGCAAATTCCCAGATCGTGGCCCTGAACCAGGGAAGCGCCAGCCCTAGAGCATCTGTACCCTATG GTGACCAAGATCCGTCTGTGGCTCCCCCACTCCCTGTTGGGGAGAAGCAGCATCAAACACCAGGGATACTGGGATGTCAGCAG TGTCCTTTGCTAGAGAAAGAAGCATGCAGGCTGAGAAAACAACTAG CGGTCATGCAGGCTCTCAACAAAAGGTTCCAGAATCTTTGA